GCGGAGCAGTTTCGATCCGACTTTGTCCTGCTGCGGCTCTACACGGACGCGCCGCCAAAGGGGACTGAGTTCCAGCGCTATCAGCTGAAGCTCACGGGGACAACCGCCCTGCCAACCTACGCTATTGTCGATCCACAGGACCGGTCGCTCATCGAGAAGGACAGCGGTGTCTCGTCTGTAGAGGATTTTGCGGACTTTCTGCGGCAGGGAAGAGCAGAGTTTCAGGATCAGAGGTTGGCGGACGCCCGTTGAGAAGGCGTTCTTATCTTTCCGTTCTGAGCCGCCCCCTTCATGGCCGACCACCCGGGTCCCGCCGTCTTTCGGTACGCACACGATTGCTTTCGTGCGGACCACCGCCGAACCACACTCTGGGATCTCTTTCACGCCCGTGTTCGCCGGAAATATATCTTCGAGGGGGAGGAGGATGTGATGAACGGTGAACTGCCTCACGCCGTCGTCGACCGGGGTTGGGGGGAGGAGACGCGCTCAGAGGCCCGGATGTACGACGCGGAAACAGTACTTGTGATGGGGTCGCTGTTCGTCACCGGGCAAACCGTGGTGAATGGACACGACATGACGCTCTGTTCGCCCCTGATCATCGTCCCGGCGAATCTGGTTGAGCGTGACGGCTTCCTGTTTGCTCGACCGGACCGGCGAAGGCGTCGAATCAATCACGTGCTGCTGCAACAGATCGGTCGCAAACGTCTGACGGATGAGGCTGTCGATGCTGTGATCGGTCGTTTGCAGGCGACGCTCTCGGGTCAGCCGATTACAGGCGAAATTGCCAGTCAGCTTGCCGAAGAACTGGAGGCGGGTGTCGGCGTGGACGTCTCACCACTTGCGGCGTATCCCGCACGCGCAAGCGAGAAGGTGCTCCGCCGCCACCGCAGGGAGACGAAGAGCGGGATCTTTCGTTGCGTCCCCGCGACGGCTGTAGCCCTTATCAACCGATCGGTATCGACGCGCGGGATCCTGCATGAGCTGAACGAGATTGCCGGATCTTCGAAGACGAGTGCACCGCTCCGTACGCTCTTTTCAGATGCAAATGACGCACAGGGCGACCCGGCGCCCGGTCACGCCGACGTCCCCGCCGTACTGAGCAAGGCTCAGCACAACGTACTGAAGCGAGCACGCACACAGCCCCTGTCGATGGCGATTGGGCCGCCGGGAACGGGCAAGTCATTCACGATCGCTGCCGTGGCGGTCGAGCACGCGATTCGAGGGTCCACCGTTCTGGTTGCCTGCAAGAAAGATCACGCCGTCGATGTCGTCGCCGACATCGTGGACCGTCAGTTCGGGCTCGGGCAGTGCATCGTCCGGGCGGGTCGGCAGGACTATCTTCGCGATCTAAAACGGTATCTCGAACAGGTGTTGTCCGGCGTTCACACGGCCGATGCCCCATCGGCGAAGCGTCTTCGCGCCGTAGAGCGTCGTGTGGAGGAGATTCGGATTCGGGTATCTCGTTTAGAAAAATCTCTCGAAGCGGATCTTGACCGGCATACCGACTGGGGGAGGATTCTCGCTGCGGGTGATCCTGGCCTGTGGAGCCGGCTCCGGCAGCGATGGATTGCCTGGAGAGTCGAACGGGGCACGGCACTCCCGGAACGAGCGGGACGCCTGTCGGAGTTGCGCTCGCAACAGCTTCGAGCGACGCGCGACCTCGTTCGGAGGAAGCATCAGTTCAATCTCGCGCAACTTCTCGACGATCACCGAGGCGACCTCAAGCAGTTCCTGAGTGCCATCCGAGCACGCAACAGCGGTACGCAGCTCCAGCGCATGCAGCAACTGCATCTGCCGGCTGTTCTACACGCGCTTCCGATCTGGCTCGTGAAAATGTCCGACGTATCCGACATTCTTCCGCTTGTTCGGGAGTGCTTTGACCTCGCCATCATTGACGAAGCATCGCAGTGCGACGTGCCGAGCGCGATTCCCGTTCTGCACCGTGCACGCAGAGCGCTGATCACCGGTGATCCGCGCCAGCTGCGCCACATCTCATTCCTCTCGACGGATCGGCAGCAAGAGATTCGACGAAAGCACAAGGCGGGAGAGAATCCCAATCGCCCTCTTTTCGACTATCGAAACCACAGCCTTCTCGACGTCGTCAGCGACGCGCTCGAATCACAGCGGGACGTTTCGTTTCTGGATGAGCATTTCCGGAGTGTCCCACCCATCATCGAGTTTAGCAACGAACGGTTCTACGGCGGAGCCCTTCGCATCATGACAGAGAAACCGGATGCGCATCGTCCCGAGGCTCTTCGCCTCGTCCAGACGGGCGGGACGCGAGACGCCCGTGGGGTCAACCAGGCCGAGGTTACTGCTATCGTCGATGACGTGGAGACCCTCGTGGAATCACAGGCGAGTCAACCCACGCCGACGAGTATCGGCATCCTGTCACCGTTTCGTGCGCAGGTGGATGCCCTGCGCGAGGCCATCCGGTCACGGTTTACGGTGGACGTGATCGATCGGCATGACATTCTCGTGGGAACGGCCCACACGTTCCAGGGAGAGGAGCGAGAGTCCATGTTTTTGTCCTGGTGCGTGGATGGCAGCGGCAATGGAACTGCGCGCCGGTTCGCGGAGCGGCCAGACGTGTTCAACGTTAGCGTCACGCGGGCACGAAGCCGGCAATGGTCATACGCATCCGTCGATCTCGATGCGCTGGGCGTAGATGACCTGCTCGGAGCATATTTGCGCTATGTGGATCGCTACGCTGGAGCGGTGTCAATACCCCGTGTGGATGCGCATGATCGGTTTGCCGAAGACGTCGCAGCGCAGTTGCGGGAGGAGGGCTATCGTGTGTGGGTCGGTTTGTCGATTGCCGGTCAGACCGTGGATATTGTGGTCGAGACCCGCGGTCAGTACGCCGGCATCGATCTGATTGGGTATCCCGGCTCGTTCAGTGACGCGATTCCGCTGGAGCGATACCGAATGTTCGGGCGCGCCGAGTTGACGGTCGTGCCGCTGTCGTACCCGGACTGGACGACCGATCGTGCGGCGTGTATCGAAGAACTCCTCACCACGTTGCCATCTCCTCACGAATCCGCGAGCGAAAAACAGGAACCTGCCGTTCGGCAGTCACTGTGAACCGGGCGCGATCGTTGCGAACGCATCCGACCTCATCATACACGATCCGACCATGTCAACTGAGCTCCGAGAGGCCTCTTTTTCGACCGAAAACGTGCACGGCGACGTTGTGCACGGCGATCTTCGATGGCTGGAGGATGGACGCGTAAAACCGGTCGTCATCTTCTGTCACGGCTTTAAGGGCTTCAAGGATTGGGGCCCGTTTCCAGAGTGGGGACGCGAGCTCGCCCGCTCGGGATTTGTGGCTGTCCATTTCAACTTTAGCTACAACGGCGTCACGCCGGAGCATCCGACCGAGTTCGTCGACCTCGACGCGTTTGCGGACAACACCTACACGCGCGAACTCGATGACGTGGCAGCGGTGACCGATTACATCGTTGATGGAGCGGATGGTATCGCGCCCATCGACGTTGAGCGTATCGGGCTGATGGGGCATTCGCGCGGTGGGGGCATCGCGATCCTGCACGCGGAGCGAAGCGAGGTGATCAAGTCGCTCGTGACGTGGTCGGCCGTCGATACGTTCTTTGGTCGGTTCGGGCGCGAACGTATCCGCGACTGGAAGGAGCAGGGGTATACCGAGGTCAGGAATAGTCGCACGGGGCAGACCATGCGCCTGAACAAAGTTCTGTACGATGATACCGAGGCCCATCGAGACCTGCTCGACATCACGAGTGCCGCGGGTCGCGTGGACATTCCCTGGATGATTGTTCACGCTACAGATGATGAATCCGTCGACGTTGCAGCTGCCCGCCGCCTTGCCGACGCGCAGCCGGAGGCGATTTTTCTCGAAGCATCCGGCGGTCACACGTTTGGAGGGGCGCATCCCCATGAAAACGACGTTCCTGCGACGTTGCGGGAGGTGTGGAACGCGACGCTTTCGCATTTCAACCAGACGCTCATGCTTTGATGTATGTCACGCTCGAGGGAATTGTGCTCCCTGTGTAGATTGCATTAAGCAAAGCGCTCCCGGACCGCTGAGGCGGGACCTGGGGGAGGAAGACAGGGTTGGAGCGCGCAACTCGGCCCGGGTTGGATCGCATATCGAACCGGGTTCTCTGCAACAGAACGCGGCGGCGACGTCGCATCTGAATGGATACACTTCGTCCTTTGACTCCAGCTACCAAACGCATCGCTCTGGTGGCTCATGATCACAAGAAAAAGGACCTGCTCGAATGGGCACGATTTAATCGGGACGGCCTGGCCGAGCATCAGTTGGTCGCAACCGGCACTACCGGCCGCATTCTTGAAGAAGAGCTCGATATCCCCGTCCACCGACTTCAGAGTGGGCCGCTCGGAGGGGATCAGCAGCTTGGCGCCATGATCGCGAATGGCGACATCGACGTATTGATTTTCTTCTGGGATCCTCTCGAACCGATGCCACACGATCCGGACGTGAAGGCCCTCCTTCGCATTGCCGTCGTCTGGAATATTCCGATCGCCTGTAACCGGGCGTCGGCAGATTACCTGTTCTCTTCGCCGCTGGTGGAGGCGACGTACGACCGACGCGTACCGGATTTCACGGAGCACAGTGAACGGTCGGTCGCTGCCTAGCTGTCCGTTCATAACATTTCGGCCTGGTGAACCGGCAGGATCTGCTAGCGCGGGGCCTGCCGGTTTTTTTGGCCAAGAACGTCCCAATTGATGGCGGGCTACATCTGATCTTCGCACCGGGTAGCATCAAAAAGGGGACTGCTGGTTGCAATCGTCGCCATCGTCGCTGTACATTCGCAGTGCGAAGCTAGGGGTGCCGCCCGTCGAACCGGGCGGCTGAGAAAGACCCTTGGAACCTGATCCGGTTCGTACCGGCGAAGGAAAGCTTCACTCCGGTCTTCTTGATGGCTCGTGACGTCGATCCACGAAAGGATGCGCTTGCATCCGCGTGTTCACGTATCCAGCACGACCTGACTCCCCGGCTTCGCGTCATTCGATCCTTTCTGACGCAATCTCTAGCCTTATGGAGTCGCCCACACTGACCGAAAACCGTCCCTACACCGTTCCGCCGTTTGCGAAGGAATGCCTGGAGGCGGCCGGTGAGGCCTGGCATGCCGCCCACGACCACGCATTTGTCCAGGCCCTGGCCGACGGCTCGCTCGACAGCGACCGTTTCCGGTTTTACCAGATGCAGGATGCCCGGTATCTCGAGGCCTTTGCCGATGCCACGTCCATCATCTCGACGCGCTGCACAGATCCCGACGACAAGCTGTGGTTCATCGAGGCCGCGCAGATGGCCGTGGTTGTCGAACAGGAACTGCATGCCGGATACGGTGAGGAACTCGGCTACGACGCAGACGATGTCGCTCAGCTTGAGCTCACCCCGAACAATCGCGCCTACCAGAACCATATGATCGCCTCGGCCCACACCGGGTCGCTCGTAGAGGCCGTGGCTGCGATTACGCCCTGCCCGTGGCTATACGTTGACCTGGGTCAGCAGCTTGAGGCGGAGATGGGAGAGGTGCCAGAAAGCCACCCGTACGCTGAATGGCTGGAAATGTATCGCGATCCAGCGTTCAACGAGTACATGGATCATCTGCTTGAGCGCTTGCACCGCTTCGCCGTCGCGGCAGATCCGGCTGCCCGTGAACGAGCGAAAGAACTCTTTGTCCTGAGCGTTCGCTACGAGTGGATGTTCTGGGATCAGTCCTGGACGAAGCAGGAATGGCCCGTGTAGGATGATGGTCAGAAAATAGATGGACGAGCGGCGTCGCTGGGGATGAATCAGGCGACGCCGCTTTCGTATGCGGACGCGGGTTAAGTACACCGGATTCGTAGCCAGACAGCTCCATTCGGGGGAGAAAACATCCAAGTAGCATGAAGCCTGCGCGGAAGTTACAGCACGACTGGAACGTGCGCGACGTAACTCGTACGTTTCATACGGTGCAAGCGACTATACGTGATAACCTGCATCCCCACAGCGTCTTTTTTCGCTATACCGTCCGGTGCCATTACCGGGAGCACACTCCTGACGCGGCTCTCCGCTCCGGTCGAAAGACATTTACCTTGCTCCTCCCCTCATGGCCTCCTCTGATACGACGTCTTATCCGGTATTCGAAGATCTGATTCCGGATGTCGATTCCACAGCCGATCACTATGAGATAGCCTTTGCGCGAAGCGAGGAGGATCTGGTCGAAGTCCAGCGTCTTCGCTTTGACGTGTTCAATGTTGAGCTGGACGAAGGACTGGAAGAGTCGTTCGAAAGCGGACGCGATATCGACGCGTTCGACAACACCTGTCATCACCTCCTGGTGCGAGATCAGACCGACGGTGCGATCGTTGGCACCTACCGCATGCAGACGTATGAGATGGCACACTCCGGTCTCGGCTTTTACTCGTCAACGGAGTTTGACCTTTCCGAGTGGCCGGAATCCGTTACGCACAACGCGGTCGAGCTCGGTCGCGCCTGTATAGCGAAAGAGCATCGGTCGCTGCCCGTTCTCAACCTGCTCTGGAGAGGGCTCGGATCTTATCTCCGGCATTCTGGCTGCCGCTACCTCTTCGGCTGCTCGTCTCTAACAAGCCAGGATCCGCGGGAAGGGATCGCCATGCTCAAGTATTTTCAGGAGAAGGGGATGATGCATCCCGAGCTCCACGTCACGCCGCAGCCTGGCTACGAATGCAAGGTCGAAGGCGAGGTTGCAACCGCAACGGCCAGCGATGTCCCACGTCTCATGCGCGTCTACATCAGTACGGGTGCTCGCATGTGTGGGCCGCCTGCGATCGACCGTGAATTTGGTACCATCGACTTTCTGACATTCTACGATATCAAAAACCTTGAGCCGAGTGCCGCCCGGTTCTTCGGATATCGCTAGTCGGACCTGCGTTTTTCCTGGCCCCATCGGTTAATCATGACTCGCCCTTCCTCGACGACCGCGGATTCTGCTGCTTCAGCCTTGACGAAGCCCGCCGATCAGTTCGTTCCGCCGGCGTCCGTGATCGGAAACATCCGCGCAGCGATCCGCCTCGTGGGCATCGTGCTGTGGACGGTCTCCAGCTGTATCACATACGTGGTGCCATTCGATCTGCTGTGTGATGCAGAACGGAAAGGGTGGCTTCCGTGGCCGGGCGTCCATGCGGTGCGGGCCCGTGTGGTGAAGTTCTTTTTCCGCGTCGTGCAGTACATCATCGGACTGCGGATTCACGCAGAGGGGGACGAGCCGACGCCGCCATTCTTACTTGTCTCCAATCATCTGGGCTATCTGGATGTCTTCGTCTTCATGAGTCATCTCGCGTGCGCTCTCGTGGCAAAGCGAGAGGTGCGGAGTTGGCCTCTGGTAGGGTACCTCGTCAAAATCGGCGGGACGATCTTCATCGACAGAAACTCGCGCCGCGATGTGCTGCGCATCAACGACCGGCTCGAGACAGCCATGCAGCGTGGTCAGGGCGTGATCGTCTTCCCAGAAGGCACCTCGACCGCCGGCGACCAGGTGCTACCGTTTCGGGCTTCACTGCTTGCGCCCATCGCAGCATCCGACCGACCGGTGTATTACGCCAGCCTGACGTATCGCACACCGGGCGAAGAGGCGCCGGCCTATCAGACCACGGCATGGTGGGGCGATATGGAGTTCGCGCCGCACTTCTGGCGTATGCTGGCCGTCCCGCGCATCGATGCCCATGTTCACTTCGGGCGCATCGATGGGGACACGGACGATCGGAAGGAGATCGCCGAGCGGCTTACGACGGTCGTCCGTTCGCATTTCGAACCAATTCCCGGGGCAGACCAAGCGGTTGAGATCGCACAGCCTACATATCTCCGCCGCGCCTGAGCATTTGTCTATGGCCCTGGATTTTGCCGTGAGTCATCTTGACTCCTTCGGAGGCGCATTTCCTTCATCGCCCCACAGCGCTTTGAGACGGGCGTCGCGGCCGCAGCCCTCACGGTAGGAATCATAGCGCCCCGGATCCTTCTTATAGAAGTTCTGGTGGTAGTCCTCGGCCACATAGAACGCATTCAGTTCGAGCACGTCGACGACGATCGGCCGGTCGAATCGACTCTGGGCCTCGTCTTTCGATGCCAGCGCAGCTTCCTTGTGGTCCGGGTGAGC
This DNA window, taken from Longibacter salinarum, encodes the following:
- a CDS encoding DEAD/DEAH box helicase; the protein is MADHPGPAVFRYAHDCFRADHRRTTLWDLFHARVRRKYIFEGEEDVMNGELPHAVVDRGWGEETRSEARMYDAETVLVMGSLFVTGQTVVNGHDMTLCSPLIIVPANLVERDGFLFARPDRRRRRINHVLLQQIGRKRLTDEAVDAVIGRLQATLSGQPITGEIASQLAEELEAGVGVDVSPLAAYPARASEKVLRRHRRETKSGIFRCVPATAVALINRSVSTRGILHELNEIAGSSKTSAPLRTLFSDANDAQGDPAPGHADVPAVLSKAQHNVLKRARTQPLSMAIGPPGTGKSFTIAAVAVEHAIRGSTVLVACKKDHAVDVVADIVDRQFGLGQCIVRAGRQDYLRDLKRYLEQVLSGVHTADAPSAKRLRAVERRVEEIRIRVSRLEKSLEADLDRHTDWGRILAAGDPGLWSRLRQRWIAWRVERGTALPERAGRLSELRSQQLRATRDLVRRKHQFNLAQLLDDHRGDLKQFLSAIRARNSGTQLQRMQQLHLPAVLHALPIWLVKMSDVSDILPLVRECFDLAIIDEASQCDVPSAIPVLHRARRALITGDPRQLRHISFLSTDRQQEIRRKHKAGENPNRPLFDYRNHSLLDVVSDALESQRDVSFLDEHFRSVPPIIEFSNERFYGGALRIMTEKPDAHRPEALRLVQTGGTRDARGVNQAEVTAIVDDVETLVESQASQPTPTSIGILSPFRAQVDALREAIRSRFTVDVIDRHDILVGTAHTFQGEERESMFLSWCVDGSGNGTARRFAERPDVFNVSVTRARSRQWSYASVDLDALGVDDLLGAYLRYVDRYAGAVSIPRVDAHDRFAEDVAAQLREEGYRVWVGLSIAGQTVDIVVETRGQYAGIDLIGYPGSFSDAIPLERYRMFGRAELTVVPLSYPDWTTDRAACIEELLTTLPSPHESASEKQEPAVRQSL
- a CDS encoding alpha/beta hydrolase family protein; translation: MSTELREASFSTENVHGDVVHGDLRWLEDGRVKPVVIFCHGFKGFKDWGPFPEWGRELARSGFVAVHFNFSYNGVTPEHPTEFVDLDAFADNTYTRELDDVAAVTDYIVDGADGIAPIDVERIGLMGHSRGGGIAILHAERSEVIKSLVTWSAVDTFFGRFGRERIRDWKEQGYTEVRNSRTGQTMRLNKVLYDDTEAHRDLLDITSAAGRVDIPWMIVHATDDESVDVAAARRLADAQPEAIFLEASGGHTFGGAHPHENDVPATLREVWNATLSHFNQTLML
- a CDS encoding methylglyoxal synthase → MDTLRPLTPATKRIALVAHDHKKKDLLEWARFNRDGLAEHQLVATGTTGRILEEELDIPVHRLQSGPLGGDQQLGAMIANGDIDVLIFFWDPLEPMPHDPDVKALLRIAVVWNIPIACNRASADYLFSSPLVEATYDRRVPDFTEHSERSVAA
- the tenA gene encoding thiaminase II, which encodes MESPTLTENRPYTVPPFAKECLEAAGEAWHAAHDHAFVQALADGSLDSDRFRFYQMQDARYLEAFADATSIISTRCTDPDDKLWFIEAAQMAVVVEQELHAGYGEELGYDADDVAQLELTPNNRAYQNHMIASAHTGSLVEAVAAITPCPWLYVDLGQQLEAEMGEVPESHPYAEWLEMYRDPAFNEYMDHLLERLHRFAVAADPAARERAKELFVLSVRYEWMFWDQSWTKQEWPV
- a CDS encoding GNAT family N-acetyltransferase; protein product: MASSDTTSYPVFEDLIPDVDSTADHYEIAFARSEEDLVEVQRLRFDVFNVELDEGLEESFESGRDIDAFDNTCHHLLVRDQTDGAIVGTYRMQTYEMAHSGLGFYSSTEFDLSEWPESVTHNAVELGRACIAKEHRSLPVLNLLWRGLGSYLRHSGCRYLFGCSSLTSQDPREGIAMLKYFQEKGMMHPELHVTPQPGYECKVEGEVATATASDVPRLMRVYISTGARMCGPPAIDREFGTIDFLTFYDIKNLEPSAARFFGYR
- a CDS encoding lysophospholipid acyltransferase family protein, whose translation is MTRPSSTTADSAASALTKPADQFVPPASVIGNIRAAIRLVGIVLWTVSSCITYVVPFDLLCDAERKGWLPWPGVHAVRARVVKFFFRVVQYIIGLRIHAEGDEPTPPFLLVSNHLGYLDVFVFMSHLACALVAKREVRSWPLVGYLVKIGGTIFIDRNSRRDVLRINDRLETAMQRGQGVIVFPEGTSTAGDQVLPFRASLLAPIAASDRPVYYASLTYRTPGEEAPAYQTTAWWGDMEFAPHFWRMLAVPRIDAHVHFGRIDGDTDDRKEIAERLTTVVRSHFEPIPGADQAVEIAQPTYLRRA